A single window of Ammospiza caudacuta isolate bAmmCau1 chromosome Z, bAmmCau1.pri, whole genome shotgun sequence DNA harbors:
- the RMI1 gene encoding recQ-mediated genome instability protein 1 encodes MSTSSIVARVETWLSSTWHVKVPLTWLEACINWIQEENSGCNLSQAQINKQVFEQWLLTDLRDLEYPILPNCILDTPKGELSGCFSVQIDSLVDVSQPAYSQLQKLRGKSTVNEEVTASTQTFQKPWEAKPTRMLMLQLTDGVHQIQGMEYQPVPVLCSSLPPGTKITVQGNIVYRLGVLLLKPENVKLLGGEVDTLLEDYCQERVLARLIGEAENPNSVGQAGHEQIFSRPVDELEQALGPSDEELLASLDENDEFTLNNRTSLESGYCSRSNNFNTASGSLSAHNGNVLLQKSGSPLPQSDEQVSPPMEYADGFLNDFPLEDDFLLEEEMQREMEDVPPVEMNRNMGLITGRLPHTSRNSCSSSLNSTGEEDHVNERDKAREPIGSEKNMRRTIFDEDGNNISSILPHKGLHQTCSSSAFSLETPPEEGQNYTDLDESRCKHQHTSDSRVLNDDPVFSLKMDPEGDQQRHDSQTFPCKALETHLDLDSPPFTYISLLLAKNPETVTILKVKCFIVTLTGNLTKSNGSWGIKAKISDGSAYLEVDFADDILTSFIGFSVPEINKLKKDPALRLKLKDGLEKCQKQLIDLCCLMTIEFNPFQSKATVLILQDADARHLEQLKKRLNK; translated from the coding sequence ATGTCTACATCTAGCATTGTAGCAAGAGTGGAAACCTGGCTTTCATCCACATGGCACGTGAAAGTTCCTTTAACATGGCTGGAAGCATGTATTAATTGGATCCAGGAAGAAAACAGTGGTTGTAATTTAAGTCAAGCTCAGATTAACAAGCAGGTATTTGAGCAATGGCTTCTTACTGATCTGAGAGACTTGGAATATCCCATTTTGCCTAACTGCATCTTGGATACTCCCAAGGGAGAGTTATCAGGCTGCTTCTCGGTACAGATTGATTCACTGGTGGATGTTAGCCAGCCAGCATATTCTCAGTTGCAGAAGCTAAGAGGGAAAAGCACGGTAAATGAAGAAGTGACAGCCAGTACTCAGACATTTCAGAAGCCCTGGGAAGCAAAGCCGACTCGAATGCTGATGCTACAATTAACAGATGGCGTACATCAAATTCAGGGCATGGAGTATCAACCAGTGCCCGTTCTCTGCAGTAGTCTTCCTCCTGGAACAAAAATCACTGTACAGGGCAATATTGTATATCGTCTCGGAGTTCTTCTGCTTAAACCAGAAAATGTGAAACTGTTGGGCGGTGAAGTTGATACTCTTCTTGAGGATTATTGTCAGGAAAGAGTCCTTGCTAGATTAATTGGAGAAGCTGAAAATCCTAATTCCGTTGGACAAGCTGGACATGAACAGATTTTTTCAAGGCCTGTGGATGAGTTAGAACAAGCTCTTGGCCCTTCAGATGAAGAGCTTTTAGCCAGCCTTGATGAAAATGATGAATTTACTTTAAACAACAGGACATCTTTAGAAAGTGGATACTGTAGTAGAAGCAACAATTTTAATACTGCCTCAGGTTCACTGAGTGCACATAATGGAAATGTTTTGCTACAGAAATCTGGGAGTCCTTTGCCTCAGTCAGATGAACAAGTTTCACCTCCCATGGAATATGCTGATGGCTTTTTAAATGACTTTCCTTTAGAAGATGATTTTCTTCTGGAAGAAGAGATGCAAAGAGAGATGGAAGATGTGCCACCAGTGGAGATGAACAGAAACATGGGTTTAATTACTGGCAGACTTCCACATACATCTAGAAACTCCTGCAGTTCATCTTTAAATAGCACCGGTGAAGAAGACCATGTGAATGAAAGAGATAAGGCCAGGGAACCTATCGGCAGCGAAAAGAACATGAGAAGAACGATATTTGATGAAGATGGAAATAACATTAGTAGCATTTTGCCGCACAAGGGCTTACATCAGACCTGCAGTTCATCAGCATTTTCTTTGGAAACTCCTCCTGAAGAGGGGCAGAATTATACAGACCTAGATGAGAGCAGATGTAAACACCAACACACTTCTGACAGCAGGGTATTAAATGATGATCCtgtattttccttaaaaatggATCCAGAAGGAGATCAGCAAAGACATGATTCACAGACCTTTCCTTGCAAGGCACTAGAGACACATTTAGATTTAGATTCTCCACCTTTTACATATATTTCCCTTCTCCTtgcaaaaaacccagaaactgTTACAATTCTGAAAGTTAAATGTTTTATTGTCACTCTCACTGGAAACCTCACAAAAAGCAATGGGTCCTGGGGTATAAAGGCAAAAATTTCTGATGGCTCTGCTTATCTTGAAGTAGATTTTGCTGATGATATTCTAACAAGTTTCATTGGCTTTTCAGTGCCTGAAATTAATAAGCTGAAAAAGGATCCCGCTTTACGTCTAAAACTTAAGGATGGTTTAGAGAAATGTCAAAAACAGCTGATAGATCTTTGTTGTTTGATGACCATTGAGTTTAATCCATTTCAGTCTAAAGCTACTGTATTAATTCTCCAGGATGCTGATGCTAGGCATCTAGAACAATTGAAGAAACGTTTGAATAAATAA